Within bacterium, the genomic segment GTCCGATAAACAAAAGGACCGTCACGGTCAATACGCTGTTCGAGGTGATCGGCATGACGTCTCCAGGCGGGATTTCGCCGCTGGACGAGGCCCGGGAGGAACTGCTCCGGGAGGCATCGATTTCGGCGGAGGCGTCCGGGCGGGAAAAGGCGCACGAGGAGGACGGTCCCATTCGTTCCCTGCTCGTGTTTTCCCTCGGAGCGGAGGTATTCGCCGTCGATCTTGTGCACGTCCGCAGGGTGTTGCGGCCGGGGCGGATCGCGCGCGTCAGCGGGGCGGCGCCCGAGGTTCTCGGGCTCATGAACTGCCAGGGAGAGGTGTTGTGCGTTCTCGACCTCCGGCGGATTCTCGGAACGGAAAAGGGAAAGGTGCCGATCGCGGAGGAGGAGGAGAGGTTCATCGTCGTCATCCAGCACGGAGGGAAGGAGGCGGGATTCCTGGTCGATGCGGTCAGGGACGTGACGGATCTCCCGGCCTCTTCCGTCCACCCGGTGCTCGATTCGGTCGATCCGTCCCGGGCCCGCCTGTTCGAGGGGACGGTGACGTGCGGCGGGCAATTCGTCGGCCTGCTGTCGCCGTCGGCATGCCTGAATCCGTGACGACCGGGTCTGTCGATTTTCTCGTCGTGGACGACGGGACGGCGTTCCGCGGTTACGACTGCCGGGACGTCGTGCGCGTGGAGGAGGTTACGGGATCGACGGGCGGGTTCCTCGTCCGGCTCGGACGGCTGGGGCCGCCCCGCGAGATCCCCTGCCGCGAGATCATCGTGTCCGTGGCGCTGTCCGCGCGCGATATCCGTCCGGTTCCCGCCGCGCTGCGGGAACGGATGGAAGGGGAGAAGCCGTGGGCGGTCGGGATCACCGAGCGCGGGATCTGCCTGCTGTATTGAATACGGCCAGGGATTTTCAAAACCGGAGGAGGGGACCATCGACATGATTCGGAAGGATGGAAGGTGCGCGGCCCGGGTCGCCGTGATCTGCGCGGCGGTCCTTGTTCTCGCATTTCCCGGCGGGGCGGCCCTGGCGGCCGACCAGGGGCCCGTGCGGTTCGGCGTCACGATCTCGGA encodes:
- a CDS encoding chemotaxis protein CheW, translated to MTSPGGISPLDEAREELLREASISAEASGREKAHEEDGPIRSLLVFSLGAEVFAVDLVHVRRVLRPGRIARVSGAAPEVLGLMNCQGEVLCVLDLRRILGTEKGKVPIAEEEERFIVVIQHGGKEAGFLVDAVRDVTDLPASSVHPVLDSVDPSRARLFEGTVTCGGQFVGLLSPSACLNP